The Pseudomonas fluorescens genome segment CGGTGACGGTACTTCCGGTACCGGTAACATGAGCCGCAGCAATACCGTCAAAGCCAACGGCTATGCCCATGACGTTGATGACAGCCAAGGCAAAGCCGGCGCAGCCATCAAATTCCGCATCTCCAAAACCGAGCTGAAAATCGGCGACCAGCAGCCAAGCACTGCTCCAGTGTTCGCTGTCGGTGGTTCCCGCGTTCTGCCGCAAACTGCCAGCGGCTTCCAGCTGCAGAGCAGTGAAATCAAAGACCTCGATCTCGAAGCCGGTCACTTCTACTCGGCTACCAGCCAGGACAAAAACGCTCGTGAAGGCGGCCTTTACGCCACCTACGCAGGCGTAGAAGCCAAAAACATCGACTACTTCGGTGGTAAATACGGCATCACTGACAACCTGACTGCATCCCTGTACGGCGCCAAGCTGGAAGACATCTGGAACCAGTACTACGCGAACGTGAACCTCACCACGCCATTCGGTGGTGACACTTCGTTGAACACTGATTTCAACATCTACCGCACCACCGACACCGGTAGCGCCAAAGCAGGCGAAATCAGCAACACCGCCTTCTCGCTGGCAACCGCGCTGTCGTTCCTGAAAGCGCACACCTTCACCCTGGCCTTCCAGAAGGTCAACGGCGACACCCCGTTCGACTACATCGGCGTGGGCAAGAACAACCGTGGTGGCGACTCGATCTTCCTCGCCAACTCCATCCAGTACTCCGACTTTAACGGTGCAGGCGAGAAATCCCTGCAAGCCCGTTACGACCTGAAAATGGCCGAGTACGGCGTGCCTGGCCTGAGCTTCATGGTTCGTTACGTCAAAGGCTGGGATATCGACGGCACCCACACTCCAGCGGGTAGCGCTTACGCCGGTCTCTACGGTGAAGATGGCAAGCACCACGAAACCAACTTTGAAGCCAAGTATGTGGTTCAAAGCGGTCCGGCAAAAGACCTGTCCTTCCGTATTCGTCAAGCGTGGCACGTTGCTAACGCTGATGAAGGCGAAGGCGACGTTAAAGAGTTCCGCCTGATCACCGAGTACCCACTGAACATCTTGTAATCGTCAGTGGTTAGTTTGGTTGAATGAAAAAGGCCCATCTTCGGATGGGCCTTTTTTGTTATCTGTCACTTGTAATAAATGCCTGACCAACAAGTCAGGCAATTAATTAGCAACCTATCATTACACCGCCGATTCCTGAACCACACGAATCACTCGCTGTGGAAACGGAATGTCAATGCCGGCAGTCTTTAAACGATCACGGGACTGTTCGTTAAACATGAACATCACATCCCAATAGTCCGCAGTTTTAACCCACACACGCAGCGAAACAGTGATCGAACTGTCTCCCAGAGTAGAAATGACCGCCTGCGGCGCCGGATCCTGCAGAACGCGATCATCCTTGGCCAGATCCAACAGCACCTGACGGGCCTTTTGCAGATCGGCTTCGTAATCGACACCCACGTCAAACACCACCTTGCGGGTTGGCTGACGGTTGGTGTTGGTAATGATGCCATTCGACAGATTGCCGTTCGGCACGATGATGGTCTTGTTGTCGCCGGTACGCAGTACGGTGTGGAAAATCTGGATGCTGTCGACAGTACCCGCCACGCCTTGCGCTTCGATCCAGTCACCGATACGGAAAGGACGGAACAGCAGAATCAGCACGCCGCCGGCGAAGTTCGCCAGGCTGCCCTGCAATGCCAGACCGATGGCCAGACCCGCCGCACCGATTGCCGCGACAAACGAAGTGGTCTCGACGCCGATCATCGACGCCACACTGACGATCAGCAGCACCTTGAGAATGATGTTGGCCAGGCTGCTGATAAAACCTTGCAGCGCCAGGTCGGCATTGCGCAGAGCCAGCAAGCCACTGAGCTTTTGCGTGACCTTGTTGATCAGCCACCAGCCGATCGCCAGGGTAATCACCGCCAGCAGAACACGGCTGCCGTATTCCATGATCATCGGAATCCACGCCTGGGACGCCTTGACCAGGTGGTCCACCTCAGCATTCAAATCCATCTTTTATCTCCTGATTTCCGGCTACCCGGGCTATGAAATATCAACGGCAGAAAGACCGAGGCCATTGGGGCTCAATCGTTTCTGCCGCTGCTTGGCCCTCGGACGCTGAAAACGCCGAGAGGTTCCCGACCGAGGTGGCTCAGTCGCGGAAGTTGTTGAACTGAAGTGGCATGCCGAATTCCTTGGCACGCAGCGCCGCAATGGCTTCCTGCAGGTCATCACGCTTCTTGCCGGTCACACGCACCTGCTCGCCCTGAATGGCGGCCTGTACCTTGAGCTTGGCTTCCTTGATGTGGCCGACGATCTTCTTCGCCAGTTCCTTGTCGATGCCTTCCTTGAGGACGGCATCCTGCTTCATCAGCTTGCCCGAGGCGAAGGAGTCTTTGACTTCGAGGCACTGCACGTCGATCTTGCGCTTGACCAGGGCCAGCTTGAGGATCTCGATCATCGCTTCCAGCTGGAAATCGGCTTCAGCGGTCAGGTGGACGGTCAGGTCCTTTTCCTTGAATTCGAAGCTGCCCTTGCCTTTCAGGTCATAACGACGATCGAGTTCCTTCACGGCGTTCTCGACCGCGTTGGTGAGTTCGTGTTTGTCCAGTTCGGATACCACGTCGAACGACGGCATGTAATCTCTCCAATAAAAAGGCGCGCTCGTTCAGGACGCGGCGCGCTTGGCTTGCGGTTAAAGTCGGGCTCATTATAACGGGTCTTTTCCCACCGACACGGCGAGCCTTGCATGCCTGTACCTTACCGAGTGAAAAACTGATGTCCACCCCCTGGCATGTGCTGGGCGCCGGAAGCCTCGGCACGCTCTGGGCCACACGTCTGGCCCGGGCCGGATTGCCTGTCCGGTTGATCCTGCGCGATATCGACCGTTTGCATGACTATGCGACGGCGGGCGGCCTGACGCTGGTGGAACAAGGCGTGGCCAGCCGTTATGCCATCCCCGCCGAAACGCCGGACAGCCCCGAACCGATCCGTCGTTTGCTGGTGGCGTGCAAGGCCTATGACGCCCAAAGCGCCGTGGCCGGTGTCGCTCATCGTCTGGCGCCAGACGCAGAACTGATTCTTCTGCAAAACGGCCTCGGCAGCCAGGAAGCGGTCGCCGCACAAGTCCCGCAGGCACGCTGCATCAGTGCATCGAGCACCGAAGGCGCATTTCGTGACGGTGACTGGCGCGTGGTGTTCGCCGGTCACGGCTACACCTGGCTCGGCGACGTCAGCCATCCCGTGGCGCCCCTCTGGCTCGACGATCTGGAAGCCGCAAAAATCCCCCACGAATGGACCGCCGACATCCTCACTCGTCTGTGGCGAAAACTGGCGCTCAACTGCGCGATCAATCCGCTGACCGTGTTGCATGACTGTCGCAACGGCGGTTTGCAGCAACACCACTGCGAAGTCGCCACACTCTGCGCCGAGTTGACCGAGCTGCTGGAACGCTGCGGTCAGCCGGCGGCAGCAGACAATCTGCAACTGGAAGTCGAGCGGGTCATTCTGGCCACAGCGGCCAATTTCTCCTCCATGTATCAGGACGTGGCCAACAAGCGCCGTACCGAAATCAGCTATCTGTTGGGCCATGCCTGCAAAGTCGCGCAACGCCATCAATTGAACCTGCCGCATCTACAACAATTGCAGCAACGGCTGACAGCCCATCTGTACAGTCTCGGATTGCCCGTCGACTGAGCAGCGGCTACGCTGCCCACTTGTTCCTTTGCTGCGATAACCCCGATGCCATTGCGCCAGCGCCTCGAAAACCTGCCGGTCGGCCAGAAACTGCTGGCCGCCCTGCTGGTGCTGTTGACCACCGTGTTACTGGTCGCCAACCTGACCTTCATCAGCGCGGCCTATTACATTTCCCAGGAGAGCATGGCGCCGCAGGCGCTGCAGACCATTGGCCGGCTGGTCGCGAACCCGAGCCTGATCGCCGAAGCGCTGCAATCACCGCAGAACGCCGAACGCCTGCTCAAGGAGCTCGACAGCTACTCGCCGCTGCGAGCCGCTGCCCTGTATGACGGCAAGGGTGATCGTATTGCGCAGGTACAACGCGGCGACAAACTCAACCTGCCGGAACGCTACCGGCACATCGAAGCCTGGCAACTGACCGAGTTTCGCAGCAATCAACTGATCACCCTGCCCCGCCCCGGCACTGCGCCGGGTCATCTGCTGCTGGTGGCCAGCAGCGAACTGCCGATGGCGTTCTACACCGGCACCCTGACGGCGAGTCTGGGAATCCTGATTTTCAGCGTCCTGCTGTGGCTGGTGATTGCCCGGCAAATCAAGCGCCTGATCACTCGACCCATCCACGAACTCGAAGAGCTGTCCCGCCAGGTCACCCGCGAGGAGAACTATGCCCTGCGCGCTTCCCGTGGCAACCACGACGAAATCGGCAGCCTGGCCGAGGCGTTCAACACCATGCTTTCACGCATCGAGGCCCGCGAGCAGCAGCTCAAGCGCGCCCGCGATGACTCGCAAGCCGCCTACGATCAGGCACAGGGCCTGGCCGAAGAAACCCGCCACACCAACCGTAAGCTGGAGCTGGAAGTCCAGGTGCGCAGCAAGATCGAGAAAAAGCTCACGGGCTTCCAGAACTACCTCAACAGCATCATCGACTCCATGCCCTCGGCGCTGATTGCCCTCGACGAGCAGCTCTACGTCACCCAGTGGAACCAGGAGGCCAGCGCCCTCTCCGGAACGCGGCTGGACGAAGCGCTGAACCAGCCGATCTTCCTTGCCTTCGAACCGCTCAAGCCGTTTCTGCCGCAACTCAAGCAGACCGTCGAACAACACACGGTGGCGAAGATCGAGCGAGTGACGTGGTTCAAGGACGACGAGCCCAAGCACTACGCCCTGACCTTCTACCCGCTGATGGGCGGTGCCGGGCGTGGTGTGGTGATCCGGATCGACGACATCACCCAGCGCCTGTCCCTGGAAGAAATGATGGTGCAGTCGGAGAAAATGCTCTCGGTTGGCGGTCTCGCTGCCGGCATGGCCCACGAAATCAACAACCCGCTGGGCGCGATCCTGCATAACGTGCAAAACATTCGTCGGCGCCTGTCGCCCGACCTGCCGAAGAACCTCGAACAGGCCGAGCAACTGGGTATCGAGCTGGAGACCGTGAACCGCTACCTGCAAGGCCGGGAAGTCCCGCAACTGCTCGACGGCATTCAACAGGCCGGGGCCCGGGCAGCAAAGATCGTCACCCACATGCTCAGTTTCAGCCGTCGCAGCACCCGTCAGATGGCGCCATGCGACCTGCCGGCACTGATCGATCAGGCCGTGGAAATCGCCGGCAACGATTTCGACCTGGCCATCGGCTTCGATTTCAAGGGGCAGGCGATCATCCGTCAGTTCGACCCGGCACTGGGCCCTGTGCCAGGCACCGCCAATGAACTTGAGCAGGTGCTGCTCAACCTGCTGAAAAACGCCGCGCAAGCGATTCACCAGCGCGAAGACGACAGCGAACCAGGGCGGATCATTCTGCGCACCCGACTCAATCCGCCATGGGCCGAGATTCAGGTCGAAGACAATGGCATCGGCATGAGCGAGAACGTGCGCAAACGGACGTTCGAGCCGTTCTTCACCACCAAGGAAATCGGCCAGGGCACCGGGCTCGGCCTGTCGGTGTCGTACTTCATCATCACCAACAACCACAAAGGGCAGATGGAAGTGCAGTCCACACCCGGGCAAGGCACTTGCTTCACCCTGCGCCTGCCGCTCGTGCAACCGGCACCCATCGCTGCAGAAACCAATCAACTACCGAGGTAAACCATGGGCTTTCGCTTGTCGAAGATTTACACCCGCACCGGCGACAAAGGCGAAACCGGACTTGGCGACGGCCGCCGCGTACCCAAGGATCATCCGCGGATCGAGGCAATTGGCGAGGTCGACACCCTGAACAGTCAGGTCGGCGTGCTGCTGGCCGGATTGATTGCCGAGCGCGAAGACTACCCCGGGCTCAACGAGTTGATCGAAGTTCTGGCGCCTTGTCAGCACCGACTGTTTGATCTGGGTGGCGAGCTGGCAATGCCGGAATATCAGGCGCTGAACACAGCAGAAATCGAGCGACTGGAAGCGGCCATCGATGTGTGGAACGAAGAGTTGGGGCCGCTGGAGAACTTCATTCTGCCTGGCGGCTCGATGCTGATTGCCCAGGCGCATGTTTGCCGCAGCCTGGCGCGCAGTGCCGAGCGTCGTTGTCAGCATTTGAATGCGATCGAGCCGTTGGCCGGGGTTGGCCTGGCTTATATCAATCGCTTGTCGGATCTGTTGTTTGTCGCGGCCAGGTTGATTGCGCGACGCCAGGGTATTGCCGAGATTCTGTGGCAACCGGCGGCGAAACCTTCAGAGGTGTAGCGCCGATCAGGACGCCTTCGCGAGCAGGCTCGCTCCCACAGGGAATGTATTCCTATAGTTGGAATGCAATCAAATGTGGGAGCGAGCCTGCTCGCGAAGGGGCCAGATGCGTCAATGCTAAATCAAGCTTCTGGCCAGAACGCCCGAATCCCCGCCACACCCTGCGCCCCGGCACTCCACGCTTTCTCGCGCTCGGCCGGGCCGACTCCACCCAGCAGGAATACCGGTTTGCTGAAGCCCTCGATCAACGTCGATGCCTGCTCCCAGCCCAACGGTTGCGCGTCCGGGTGAGTCAGGGTCGGCTGCACCGGCGACAGGGTGACGAAATCCACGCCCATCTGCTCGGCCAGCGCGAGCTCTTCAACATTGTGGCAGGACGCCGCCAGCCAGCGCTCCGCCGGTAGCGGACGCCCTGCGGCCGCGTACTTGCGCAGTTGCGCCGAGGTGATGTGCCAACCGGCGGACGGGAAATCCCCCAGCCACTCGAACGGCCCCTTGATCATCAACTGCGCCTTGCCGGCACAAAGGCCGACCGCGTCCACCGCCAGATCGCGGTACTTCGGATCATAGCCATTGGGTGCTCGCAGCTGGATCAGCTTGATGCCACCGGCAATCGCTTTCTGGATACCACGCAGCAACGCCGGGGTTTCCAGATCTTGCGGGGTTATCAGGTATTCAGCGGGCAGACGCGCTGCCGCGACGATCGGCTGGTTGGCCGCCGGGAATTCGTAATTCGTCAGTTCCCTGGCCGACACCCAGGCCAATGGCTGGCCTTCGGCGCCGTGGGGTTCGCCGGTGAAGCTCGAGACTTCCCAGACATCCAGCAACACCTGTTTGTCCGGGTAATCGTGGCGAACCTTGATCAGCGGGCGGGCGGCGCCGACGACAATGCCCAGTTCTTCCTGCAGCTCACGGGCCAGCGCGGTTTCCACCGACTCATCGGCCTCGACCTTGCCACCGGGAAATTCCCACAGCCCCCCCTGATGCTGGGTGTCAGCACGGCGGGCGATGAGAATTTTGCCGCTGTCGTCACGAATGACGGCAGCAGCGACGTGTACACGTTTCACGACTGCAACTCCTCCAGTCCGGCCTTTTGCCAGGCTTTGAAGGCCGGCCATTGGTAGACGGTTTCAACATAGGCTTCATCTTCGGCCGGCAGCTTCACCTGATAGGTACGCAGACGCACGGCAATCGGTGCGAAGAACGCATCAGCCAGCGACACCCGACCAAACAGGAACGGCCCGGCCTCGGTCGCCGCCGCCCGGCATTCGGCCCACAGCGCGAGCATCCGCTCGACATCGACCTTCACTTCCGGCGGCACCGGATTGAGCGGTGCGTCGTGGCTCAGGTTGAACGGCATGTGATTGCGCATGGCAAAGAAGCCGCTGTGCATCTGCGCACAGGCAGAGCGCGCCTGAGCACGAGCGGCGATGTCGGTCGGCCAGAGTTGCTCGGAAGGAAACTGTTCGGCCAGGTATTCGGCAATTGCCAGCGAGTCGGCGACGGTGCCACGGGCGGTTTTCAGCAACGGCACCTTGCCGGTAGGCGAATGCTTGAGCAACCGCTCGCGGGTGTCGGGTTTGCCGAGCTTGATCAGTTCTTCGGTGTAGGGCGCGCCGGTCAGCTCAAGCGCCAGTGCCGCGCGCAGGGACCAGGAGGAAAGCAGTTTGTCGCCGATGATCAGGTGAAGGCTCATGTTCGGGTCCTTTCATGGGACAGAAGAAAAGGAGGTCCGCAGACCTCCCTCTTCGGCAGGGATCAGGTGCGGTATTCGGCGTTGATCTTCACGTATTCGTGGGACAGGTCGGTGGTCCAGATGGTTTCGCTGCAATCGCCGCGACCCAGTTCGATACGGATAGTGATTTCTTCCTGCTGCATCACCGCCGAGCCCTGGGCTTCGGTGTAGGTCGCGGCGCGGGCGCCACGGCTGGCGATGCACACATCGCCGAGGAACACGTCGATCTTGCTCACGTCCAGATCCGGTACACCTGCACGGCCCACGGCGGCGAGGATACGGCCCCAGTTCGGGTCGGAGGCAAACAGTGCAGTCTTGATCAGCGGCGAGTGCGCCACGGTATAACCGACGTCCAGGCATTCCTGGTGATTGCCGCCACCGTTGACTTCAACGGTCACGAACTTGGTCGCGCCTTCGCCGTCACGCACGATGGCCTGAGCCACGTCCATGCACACCTCGAACACGGCCTGTTTCAGCTTGGTGAACAGCTCGCCTTCGGCACGGGTGATTTCCGGCAGCGCAGCCTTGCCGGTAGCAATCAGCATGCAGCAGTCGTTGGTCGAGGTGTCGCCGTCGATGGTGATGCGGTTGAACGACTTGTTGGCGCCGTCCAGCATCAGGTTGTGCAACACGTCGCGGGAGACTTTGGCGTCGGTGGCAATGTAACCGAGCATGGTCGCCATGTTCGGACGGATCATGCCCGCGCCTTTGCTGATGCCGGTGACGGTGATGGTCACGCCGTCATGCTGGAACTGGCGGCTGGCGCCTTTTGGCAGCGTGTCGGTGGTCATGATGCCGGTGGCGGCGGCTTCCCAGTTGTTTTCCGACAGATCGTCCAGCGCGGCCTGCAAGGCGCCTTCGATCTTCTCGACCGGCAGCGGCTCGCCGATCACGCCGGTGGAGTACGGCAGAATCTGGCTGGCATCGACGCCGGTCAGCTCGGCCAGCTTCGCGGTCGTACGCTCGGCGGCGGCCAGGCCCGGCTCGCCGGTGCCCGCGTTGGCGTTGCCGGTGTTGGTCAACAGGTAGCGCACAGCGTTCTGCACGCGTTTCTTGGCCAGGATCACCGGCGCTGCACAGAAAGCGTTCAACGTGAACACGCCCGCCACGGTAGAACCTTCGGCACAGCGCATCACGACGACATCCTTGCGCCCCGGGCGCTTGATGCCGGCCGAAGCGATACCGAGTTCAAAACCGGCGACCGGGTGCAACGTTGGCAAAGGACCAAGACCAACAGCCATGAATGCGCTCCTTACTCAATGATGTCAGCACCGCCAAGCGTAGTGACGGTGGTGTAAATGGCAAAACGCCGCGACGGCTGGTGCCGGTCGCGGCGCGGGTATTTCAGCGATTGAAACGGGGTTTACTGGATCTGCCCGTGGCAATGCTTGAATTTCTTGCCCGAACCGCAGTAGCACAGCTCGTTGCGGCCCAGTTTCTGCTCGTTGCGAACCGGCGCGGTGGCCAGCGCCACATCGACCTCTTCACCGACCAGTGCTTCCGGCTGCTCCAGACCTGGCGCCTCGGCGTGTTCGAACTGCATGCGAGCAGCCAGTGCTTCGGCTTCCTGACGCAGGCGTTGTTCTTCTTCGGCCGGATCTTCGCGGCGAACCTGAACGTGCGACAGCACACGAATCGAGTCGCGCTTGATCGAATCCAGCAGCTCGGAGAACAGCGTGAAGGACTCGCGCTTGTATTCCTGTTTCGGGTTCTTCTGCGCATAACCACGCAGGTGGATGCCGTGACGCAGGTGATCCATGGTCGACAAGTGGTCTTTCCACAGGTCGTCCAGCACGCGCAGCACGATTTGTTTCTCGAAGGAGCGCAGTGCGTCGGCACCGGCCTGGTCTTCTTTCTCGTTGTACGCGGCGATCAGCTCGTTCATCAGCTTCTCGCGCAGGGTTTCTTCGTACAGGTGATCGTCTTCGTCGAGCCATTGCTGGATCGGCAGCTTCACGCCGAAGTCGCTGGCAATCGCGGCTTCCAGACCGGCCACGTCCCACTGCTCGGGCAGCGATTGTGGCGGAATGTGCGCGCTGACGGTGGCGTTCAGGACGTCCTGACGGAAGTCAGCGATGGTTTCGCCGATGTTGTCCGCAGCCAGCAACGTGTTGCGCATGTGATAGATCACTTTACGCTGTTCATTGTTGACGTCGTCGAACTCCAGCAGCTGTTTACGAATGTCGAAGTTGCGACCTTCAACCTTGCGCTGGGCCTTTTCGATGGCGTTGGTCACCATGCGGTGCTCGATCGCTTCGCCAGGCTGCATGCCCAGGGCCTTCATGAAGTTCTTCACCCGGTCGGAGGCGAAGATGCGCATCAGGCTGTCTTCCAGCGACAGGTAGAAGCGGCTGGAACCGGCGTCGCCCTGACGGCCGGCACGGCCACGCAACTGGTTGTCGATACGACGGGATTCGTGACGCTCGGACGCGATCACCTGCAGACCGCCGGACTCCAGCACCTGCTGGTGACGCTTCTGCCAGTCGGCCTTGATCTGCGCGATCTGCTCCGGGGTCGGGTTTTCCAGCGATGCGACTTCAACTTCCCAGTTGCCGCCCAACAGGATGTCGGTACCGCGACCGGCCATGTTGGTCGCGATGGTCAGGGCGCCCGGACGGCCGGCCTGCGCGATGATCTCGGCTTCTTTTTCGTGGAACTTGGCGTTCAGGACCTTGTGTTCGATGCCTTCCTTCACGAGCAGTGCGGACATGTGCTCGGAGGTTTCGATGGTTGCAGTACCCACCAGCACCGGACGGCCGGCAGCCATGCTTTCCTTGATGTCATTGACGATCGCCGCGTATTTCTCTTCGGCGGTCAGGAACACCAGGTCGTTGTAGTCCTTACGGGCCAACGGCTTGTTGGTCGGAATCACGATGACCTGCAGACCATAGATCTGATGGAACTCGAACGCTTCGGTGTCGGCGGTACCGGTCATGCCGGACAACTTGTCGTACAGACGGAAGTAGTTCTGGAACGTGGTCGATGCCAGGGTCTGGCTCTCGGCCTGGATGTTCAGGTTTTCCTTGGCCTCGATAGCCTGGTGCAGGCCTTCGGACAGACGACGGCCGGGCATGGTACGGCCGGTGTGTTCGTCGACCAGCACGACCTGGCCGTCCTGCACGATGTATTCAACATTGCGATGGAACAGCTTGTGCGCACGCAGACCGGCGTAAACGTGGGTCAGCAGGCTCAGGTTGTGCGCCGAGTACAGGCTCTCGCCTTCGGCCAGCAGGCCGATGCTGGTCAGCTGGTCTTCGATGAACTGGTGACCGGCTTCGTTGAGTTCGACCTGACGGGTCTTCTCGTCAACGGTGTAATGGCCTTCCTGGGTGACTTCGCCTTCGACTTCTTCGACATGCAGCTTGAGTTTCGGGATCAGCTTGTTGATCTCGATGTACAGCTTGGAGCTGTCCTCGGCCTGACCGGAAATGATCAGCGGGGTACGCGCTTCGTCGATGAGGATGGAGTCGACTTCGTCGATCACGGCAAAATTGAGTTCGCGCTGGAATTTCTCTTCCATGCTGAACGCCATGTTGTCGCGCAGGTAGTCGAACCCGAATTCGTTGTTGGTGCCGTAGGTGATGTCGGCGGCGTAGGCGGCGCGCTTTTCTTCCGGCGGCTGGAAAGGCGTCACGATGCCGACGCTCAGACCGAGGAATTCATACAGCGGACGCATCCAGTTGGCGTCGCGGCGGGCCAGGTAATCGTTCACGGTCACAACGTGCACGCCCTTGCCGGACAGCGCGTTGAGGTAAACGCCCAGGGTACCCACCAGGGTCTTGCCTTCACCGGTGCGCATTTCGGCAATCTTGCCTTCGTGCAAGGTCATGCCGCCAATCAGCTGGACGTCGAAGTGGCGCATGCCCATGACCCGCTTGCCGGCTTCGCGGGCGACCGCAAAAGCTTCCGGCAACAGCTTGTCGAGGGTCTCCCCTTTGGCAATGCGGTCTTTGAACTCTGCGGTCTTGGCGCGCAGTTGATCGTCCGAGAGGGCGACCATCTTCTCTTCGAAGGCATTGACGAGCTGCACCGTCTTGAGCATGCGTTTGACTTCACGCTCGTTCTTGCTTCCAAAAAGTTTCTTTAACAAAGGCGCAAACATATCGGCAGGATCTTCCACACTAAAGGGATGGAGGGCGGCCCCGTGAGTCGCCCGTGCAGCCCTCATGGCCGCATGCGAACGAGCATTCTACCCGGAAACGGTGGTGAGGAAAGTGGGGATATTCCACGATGCTGGCACTGCGCTTTGACGGGGCTCACTTAAAATAGGGGCGTTTTGCTCAACTTCAAGCCGTTGGCAACAGAAGTTAGTCGTTGATTTAATGGGTAAAGCAGGGACAAAAGCAATGGGCGAGTGAAATGGGGTCCATCTGCTACCATGGCGCCTTTGCTACTTCAGGTGTTGGATCATGGCATTTCGCCCTCTTACCGCCAGAGCGCCCGCCGTTCTGCTACGCGAAGCCAGGCCGTTGAAAGCCATCCTCGGCCATGCTCAACGCCTGGCACACCTGCAGCGTCTGCTCGACAGCCAGCTGCAACCCGCCGCCCGCGAGCACTGCCATGTGGCCAAGTGGCGCGAAGGCGAACTGTCGCTGGTGGTCACCGACGGCCATTGGGCCACTCGCCTGCGCTATCAGCAAAAGCGCCTGCTGCGGCAACTGCAGATGTTCGACGAATTCGCCGGTCTGACGCGGATCAAGTTCTCGGTGCGACCTCCCGTCATCCAGTCCAGGCCATCCGGGCACACGATGGACCTGTCGACGGATGCCGCGGCGACCATTCAATCGACCGCCGACGGGATCAGCGATCCGAACCTGCGGGCGGCGCTGGAGCGTCTGGCAGCGCACGCCAAGGCCAAATCCTGACCCTGGCGCGCCCGTCACAGTTCTTAGCGGCGCTTGCTGCCACCGAGCAACGACCCCATCAATCCCCGCACCAACTGACGTCCCAACTGGTTCGCCGCTTGACGCATCGCCGACTTCAAAGCCTGACCCGCGGCAGTCCCGAGGAATTCCCCGGCCTTGTCCGCCAGACTTGGCTCCTCGGCTGCCGGCTTGCCAGGTATTGCCTCGGCTTCAGGCCCCAGGTTCTTGCGCCCGGTGAGGATTTCAT includes the following:
- a CDS encoding glutathione S-transferase family protein; translation: MSLHLIIGDKLLSSWSLRAALALELTGAPYTEELIKLGKPDTRERLLKHSPTGKVPLLKTARGTVADSLAIAEYLAEQFPSEQLWPTDIAARAQARSACAQMHSGFFAMRNHMPFNLSHDAPLNPVPPEVKVDVERMLALWAECRAAATEAGPFLFGRVSLADAFFAPIAVRLRTYQVKLPAEDEAYVETVYQWPAFKAWQKAGLEELQS
- the argJ gene encoding bifunctional glutamate N-acetyltransferase/amino-acid acetyltransferase ArgJ; this encodes MAVGLGPLPTLHPVAGFELGIASAGIKRPGRKDVVVMRCAEGSTVAGVFTLNAFCAAPVILAKKRVQNAVRYLLTNTGNANAGTGEPGLAAAERTTAKLAELTGVDASQILPYSTGVIGEPLPVEKIEGALQAALDDLSENNWEAAATGIMTTDTLPKGASRQFQHDGVTITVTGISKGAGMIRPNMATMLGYIATDAKVSRDVLHNLMLDGANKSFNRITIDGDTSTNDCCMLIATGKAALPEITRAEGELFTKLKQAVFEVCMDVAQAIVRDGEGATKFVTVEVNGGGNHQECLDVGYTVAHSPLIKTALFASDPNWGRILAAVGRAGVPDLDVSKIDVFLGDVCIASRGARAATYTEAQGSAVMQQEEITIRIELGRGDCSETIWTTDLSHEYVKINAEYRT
- the secA gene encoding preprotein translocase subunit SecA — translated: MFAPLLKKLFGSKNEREVKRMLKTVQLVNAFEEKMVALSDDQLRAKTAEFKDRIAKGETLDKLLPEAFAVAREAGKRVMGMRHFDVQLIGGMTLHEGKIAEMRTGEGKTLVGTLGVYLNALSGKGVHVVTVNDYLARRDANWMRPLYEFLGLSVGIVTPFQPPEEKRAAYAADITYGTNNEFGFDYLRDNMAFSMEEKFQRELNFAVIDEVDSILIDEARTPLIISGQAEDSSKLYIEINKLIPKLKLHVEEVEGEVTQEGHYTVDEKTRQVELNEAGHQFIEDQLTSIGLLAEGESLYSAHNLSLLTHVYAGLRAHKLFHRNVEYIVQDGQVVLVDEHTGRTMPGRRLSEGLHQAIEAKENLNIQAESQTLASTTFQNYFRLYDKLSGMTGTADTEAFEFHQIYGLQVIVIPTNKPLARKDYNDLVFLTAEEKYAAIVNDIKESMAAGRPVLVGTATIETSEHMSALLVKEGIEHKVLNAKFHEKEAEIIAQAGRPGALTIATNMAGRGTDILLGGNWEVEVASLENPTPEQIAQIKADWQKRHQQVLESGGLQVIASERHESRRIDNQLRGRAGRQGDAGSSRFYLSLEDSLMRIFASDRVKNFMKALGMQPGEAIEHRMVTNAIEKAQRKVEGRNFDIRKQLLEFDDVNNEQRKVIYHMRNTLLAADNIGETIADFRQDVLNATVSAHIPPQSLPEQWDVAGLEAAIASDFGVKLPIQQWLDEDDHLYEETLREKLMNELIAAYNEKEDQAGADALRSFEKQIVLRVLDDLWKDHLSTMDHLRHGIHLRGYAQKNPKQEYKRESFTLFSELLDSIKRDSIRVLSHVQVRREDPAEEEQRLRQEAEALAARMQFEHAEAPGLEQPEALVGEEVDVALATAPVRNEQKLGRNELCYCGSGKKFKHCHGQIQ
- a CDS encoding DUF721 domain-containing protein, whose amino-acid sequence is MAFRPLTARAPAVLLREARPLKAILGHAQRLAHLQRLLDSQLQPAAREHCHVAKWREGELSLVVTDGHWATRLRYQQKRLLRQLQMFDEFAGLTRIKFSVRPPVIQSRPSGHTMDLSTDAAATIQSTADGISDPNLRAALERLAAHAKAKS